In Notolabrus celidotus isolate fNotCel1 chromosome 22, fNotCel1.pri, whole genome shotgun sequence, one genomic interval encodes:
- the lrrc9 gene encoding leucine-rich repeat-containing protein 9 isoform X5 has protein sequence MIQSEKQKHRGDEEVVKELCIANGVSYEKIAQEGRGISSLEIFFSGFPRIAGLNFFPRLCQLTIVSQNIKHIEGLDCCPLLQELWIVECNLTEISGLQKCLQLKKLYLYDNHICEIKNLQLQVDLEVLWLNNNCISQIQGLNSLQNLKELNLVDNSIEKIGHGLDHNDCLQNLNLSGNKISSFKELTKLARLPDLRELALKDQTSTSNPVCLLCNYATHVLYHMPGLQRLDTYEVSSQQVKEAAESTVMKKTMYYNMRVRTAQRNLAESQLSLMERKKTMLQLPEECIRTINHSLKNLERELSKVPTGRKESAGTLKDESSLQVKGLPDRSDSPTNISHDSAMECKILHKIEALRERLMLWTRRMDEIEAWSQRDMSQATFMMEYSVQFLLMELESVGNIRLEEGCSADPWFTSCCDLLLSRFSHPDFKNHGVTGIKITKVIRIHNSALKLRFEDRFHNLLTSEESATFSQKNYRRQLEHLFYAADPEGNNEREDILSIIEEGFKTTQPNKPLEIEGAIPLSNSLIVTEQPRIEHAVRRASQGETKHSPDTIPFRHGQIIVSKVFVGHSMPIREGESADRSSYSKVYSVYRNMDTKQRAATSGETPLSSKTHTGPECSPRRRQWFMFDHELILPEYIMYFEYVTGDAEHPLPGHITGAHGTPSNDIILDKEALNMEPMLKPQPKLLSLNDKILLNVARANVLSQITVLNLHGNSLSKIKEISHLTSLRHLTISFNEFTRLDDISHMPNLEFLDASFNRLVTLEGLRRLGQLKQLDVSWNKLTKARDDTAVLRKHTPALLRLNIRHNPWNKPEAVRRTMLGCLTTLTHLDDLMVAEEEAADAVRMAAGSKINQASLLVHSRTNDDRPRSLSLLSTAQLLCLLSPASWSINTELEPDWAAKQITTLNFDSQRISKLTNLNTLINLRWASFNDNDISKVEGLECCTKLEELSLSNNSISTFNGLSKLHCLSKLSLDGNQLSSLDASGLDQLSNLSFLSMEKNCITSLHGIQRVRSLLELYVGNNQISTSQDIYFLKGLSNLIILDLYGNPLLERLENYRIYVVFHLPSLKALDGIAVEVTECKNAKDMFGGRLTPDMVAEKLGHSHYTDITYLTLQSCSIRIVDLPPADLFCNLRSVNLDHNNLTSFSGLIYLPNIKALCLNYNHIESILPRQKTQAHLTNRQILHSKVHSSGYGKQSPSKGKRDTGPTGSLEPLMGSLEVLHLSHNSISNMANLQLSRLTNLKALFLQGILLKMSQ, from the exons ATGATACAAAGTGAGAAACAGAAGCACCGTGGTGATGAGGAAGTGGTCAAAGAGCTG tgcaTAGCTAATGGGGTGTCCTATGAAAAAATTGCACAAGAAGGAAGAGGCATCAGCTCCCTGGAGATTTTTTTCTCTGGTTTTCCTCGTATAGCTGGTCTGAACTTCTTCCCCAGGCTGTGTCAGCTCACCATAGTGAGCCAGAACATCAAACACATCGAAGGGCTTGACTGCTGTCCATTGCTTCAAGAACTCTGGATAGTGGAGTGCAACCTGACA gaaatATCAGGACTCCAGAAATGTCTGCAACTAAAGAAACTCTACCTTTATGATAATCATATCTGTGAAATAAAGAACTTACAGTTGCAGGTTGATTTAGAAGTTCTGTGGCTCAACAATAACTGCATAAGTCAGATACAG GGCTTAAACTCGCTTCAGAATCTCAAAGAGCTAAACCTTGTGGACAACAGTATTGAAAAGATTG GGCATGGCCTTGACCATAATGACTGCCTCCAGAATCTTAATCTCTCTGGGAACAAGATCAGCTCCTTTAAG GAGCTGACCAAGCTCGCCCGCCTCCCTGATCTGAGAGAACTAGCACTGAAGGACCAGACATCCACCTCAAACCCAGTGTGTCTGCTGTGTAACTATGCCACTCATGTTCTTTACCACATGCCAGGCCTCCAGCGACTTGACACCTACGAAGTCTCAAGCCAGCAAGTCAAAGAAGCAGCTGAG tCCACAGTAATGAAGAAAACGATGTACTACAACATGCGTGTCCGTACTGCTCAGAGAAACCTGGCAGAGTCTCAACTGAGTttgatggagaggaagaaaactATGTTACAGTTACCTGAAGAGTGCATCAGAACAATCAACCATTCcctgaaaaat CTTGAACGGGAGCTCTCCAAGGTGCCGACTGGTCGTAAAGAGTCTGCCGGCACGTTAAAGGACGAATCATCCCTCCAGGTTAAAGGTTTACCTGACAGAAGCGACTCACCCACCAACATCAGTCATGATTCTGCTATGGAGTGCAAAATACTGCACAAGATTGAAGCACTACGGGAGAGACTGATGCTATGGACAAGGAGAATGGATGA GATTGAGGCCTGGTCCCAGCGAGATATGTCCCAAGCCACATTCATGATGGAATATAGTGTCCAGTTTCTGTTAATGGAGTTAGAAAGTGTTGGAAATATTCGTTTGGAAGAGGGCTGCTCTGCAGACCCTTG GTTTACTTCCTGCTGCGACCTCCTGCTGTCACGCTTCTCTCATCCAGACTTCAAGAATCACGGCGTCACTGGTATTAAGATCACTAAAGTTATCCGCATCCACAACAGTGCTCTGAAGCTTCGCTTTGAGGACAGATTTCACAACTTACTAACCAGTGAGGAGTCTGCTACCTTTTCACA AAAGAATTACAGGCGTCAACTGGAGCACTTGTTCTACGCAGCTGATCCTGAAGGAAATAATGAGAGGGAAGACATTTTGAGCATTATAGAGGAAGGATTTAAAACAACCCAACCAAATAAG CCCTTGGAGATCGAGGGTGCCATACCTTTGTCCAACAGCCTGATTGTGACTGAACAGCCCAGAATTGAACATGCTGTTCGCCGAGCCAGCCAAGGCGAGACCAAGCACAGTCCAGATACAATCCCTTTTAGACATG gTCAGATAATTGTCTCCAAAGTATTTGTGGGCCACAGCATGCCCATCAGAGAGGGAGAATCAGCGGACAGAAGCAGTTATTCCAAAGTGTACTCAGTTTATCGCAATATGGACACAAAGCAAAGAGCTGCAACAAGTGGCG AGACGCCTCTctcttcaaaaacacacactggaccTGAGTGCAGTCCCCGAAGAAGACAATGGTTTATGTTTGACCATGAGCTCATTCTGCCTGAGTACATCATGTATTTTGAATATGTCACTGGG GATGCAGAACATCCTTTGCCAGGCCATATCACAGGAGCTCATGGTACTCCCTCCAACGATATCATCCTGGACAAGGAAGCCCTCAACATGGAACCAATGCTAAAGCCACAGCCTAAGTTATTAAGCTTGAATGACAAAATTCTGCTCAATGTAGCCAGAGCCAATGTCCTTAGTCAGATTACA GTGCTGAATCTTCATGGCAACAGCCTGAGTAAAATAAAGGAGATTTCCCACCTCACATCCCTGCGGCATCTCACCATCAGCTTCAATGAGTTCACACGCTTGGATGACATTTCTCACATG CCGAACCTTGAGTTTCTGGATGCCAGCTTTAATCGCCTTGTGACCCTCGAGGGGCTAAGAAGGTTGGGACAGCTCAAGCAACTGGATGTGAGCTGGAACAAGTTGACCAAGGCCAGAGACGATACAGCTGTgctgagaaaacacacaccagcTCTACTGAGACTTAACATCCGACACAACCCCTGGAACAAG ccTGAAGCAGTCAGAAGGACTATGTTGGGATGTCTAACGACCCTCACACACCTGGATGATTTGATGGTtgcagaggaggaggctgctgATGCTGTTCGGATGGCTGCTGGATCCAAAATTAACCAG GCATCTCTTCTGGTTCACTCGCGCACTAACGATGACCGGCCCCGCAGTCTCAGCCTGCTGTCAACAGCCCAGCTCCTGTGTTTACTCAGTCCTGCAAGCTGGAGCATCAACACTGAGCTGGAACCAGACTGGGCTGCAAAG CAGATCACCACCCTGAACTTTGACAGCCAGAGGATTTCCAAACTGACCAATCTGAATACGCTCATCAACCTCCGCTGGGCCTCCTTTAATGATAATGACATCTCCAAAGTCGAGGGTCTTGAATGCTGCACAAAGCTTGAGGAGCTTTCCCTCAGCAACAACAGCATCAGCACATTTAATG GCCTTTCAAAACTGCACTGCCTCAGTAAGCTGAGTCTGGATGGGAATCAGCTGTCTAGTTTGGATGCCTCTGGCCTGGATCAGCTGTCCAACCTGTCCTTTTTGTCTATGGAGAAAAACTGTATCACTTCCCTGCATGGCATCCAGAGAGTCCGCTCCCTTCTTGAGCTTTATGTTGGAAACAACCAAATTTCCACATCACAAGATATCTACTTTTTGAAG GGATTATCAAATCTCATCATTTTGGATCTTTATGGGAATCCTTTACTGGAGCGGCTCGAAAACTACCGAATTTATGTGGTTTTCCACTTACCCTCCCTGAAAGCTCTGGATGGCATTGCTGTT GAGGTAACTGAGTGTAAAAATGCAAAGGACATGTTTGGAGGGAGACTCACCCCTGACATGGTTGCAGAGAAGCTTGGCCACTCACACTACACAGACATCACTTATCTCACCCTGCAGTCCTGCTCTATAAG GATTGTTGATCTCCCTCCAGCAGACCTATTCTGTAACCTGCGCAGTGTCAACTTAGACCACAACAACCTCACCTCTTTCTCAGGCCTCATCTACCTACCAAACATCAAA GCTCTGTGTCTAAACTACAACCACATTGAGTCCATCCTGCCCAGACAGAAGACCCAAGCTCAtctgacaaacagacagataCTCCACAGCAAAGTTCACTCCAGTGGTTACGGCAAGCAGAGTCCATCCAAAGGGAAAAG GGACACTGGGCCCACTGGCAGTCTGGAGCCACTGATGGGCAGCCTAGAGGTGCTGCATTTGAGTCACAATAGCATCTCCAATATGGCCAATCTGCAGCTCAGCAGGCTCACCAATCTTAAAGCACTCTTTCTCCAAG GAATCCTTTTGAAGATGTCTCA GTAA